In a single window of the Acinetobacter sp. CS-2 genome:
- a CDS encoding proline--tRNA ligase has product MRASRFLFATLRETPNDAEVISHQLMLRAGMIRKLASGLYTWLPMGVRVLNKVEAIVREEMNRAGALEVFMPVTQPSSLWEESGRFVQYGPELLRFKDRHNNDFVLGPTHEEVITDLARNELKSYKQLPINFYQVQTKFRDEVRPRFGVMRSREFIMKDAYSFHIDQTSLQETYDVMYDTYCRIFSRLGLDFRPVQADTGSIGGSGSHEFHVLASSGEDDIAFSTESDYAANVEMAEAILVGERAAATQELKLVDTPAQKTIADVSAFLGTDAAQSVKALLVQGVATEEGKEAPVVALFLRGDHELNEIKAEKHPLIAAPLTFATEAQIQALGLTTGFIGPQGLVEKGITVIVDRAASVLSDFVAGANEAEKHATGVNWERDATFTEVYDLRNVVEGDPSPDGKGTLQIKRGIEVGHIFQLGQKYSEALGCKVLGKDGKPTIVTMGCYGIGVTRVVASAIEQNFDDKGIIWPSAIAPFEVAIVPMNAHKSPRTLEAAEALYAELQAAGYDVILDDRDERPGVKFSDLEITGIPHRIVIGEKGLDAGTFEYKGRRDAESVNISKEELLAKIAK; this is encoded by the coding sequence ATGCGCGCGAGTCGCTTTTTATTTGCTACGTTAAGAGAAACCCCAAATGATGCTGAAGTGATTTCACATCAGCTCATGTTACGTGCGGGGATGATTCGTAAATTGGCTTCGGGTTTATACACTTGGTTGCCGATGGGCGTACGCGTGCTAAATAAAGTTGAAGCGATTGTCCGTGAAGAAATGAACCGTGCAGGAGCGCTGGAAGTATTCATGCCAGTAACCCAGCCTTCAAGCCTTTGGGAAGAATCCGGCCGCTTTGTGCAATATGGTCCAGAGTTATTACGTTTTAAAGACCGTCATAATAACGATTTTGTGCTTGGTCCTACACACGAAGAAGTGATCACCGATCTTGCACGAAATGAATTGAAAAGCTACAAACAGCTGCCAATCAATTTCTATCAGGTACAAACCAAATTCCGTGATGAAGTCCGTCCACGTTTTGGTGTGATGCGTTCACGTGAATTTATCATGAAAGATGCTTATTCTTTCCATATCGATCAAACTTCACTACAAGAAACCTATGACGTGATGTATGACACGTACTGCCGTATCTTTAGCCGTTTGGGCTTAGACTTCCGTCCAGTACAGGCCGATACTGGCTCAATTGGCGGTTCAGGTTCACATGAATTCCACGTTTTGGCATCAAGTGGCGAAGATGATATCGCCTTCTCTACCGAATCTGATTATGCTGCCAACGTTGAAATGGCTGAAGCAATTCTTGTCGGTGAGCGTGCGGCCGCAACTCAGGAATTAAAACTGGTCGATACACCAGCTCAAAAAACCATTGCCGATGTATCTGCTTTCTTAGGTACTGATGCTGCACAATCTGTAAAAGCATTGCTCGTACAAGGTGTTGCAACTGAAGAAGGTAAAGAAGCACCTGTTGTTGCTTTATTCCTTCGTGGTGACCATGAACTGAATGAAATTAAGGCTGAAAAGCATCCGTTAATTGCCGCACCTTTAACATTCGCAACTGAAGCTCAAATTCAAGCCCTTGGTTTAACCACTGGCTTCATTGGGCCACAAGGTCTAGTTGAAAAAGGCATTACTGTGATTGTTGACCGTGCAGCATCTGTACTTTCTGATTTTGTTGCCGGTGCCAATGAAGCCGAAAAACATGCAACAGGTGTCAACTGGGAACGTGATGCAACATTTACTGAGGTTTATGACTTACGTAATGTGGTTGAAGGTGACCCATCTCCAGATGGTAAAGGGACACTGCAAATTAAGCGTGGTATTGAAGTCGGTCACATCTTCCAGCTGGGCCAAAAATACTCTGAAGCTTTAGGCTGCAAAGTGCTTGGTAAAGACGGCAAACCGACGATTGTAACCATGGGTTGCTACGGTATTGGTGTAACGCGTGTGGTAGCCTCTGCCATTGAACAGAACTTCGATGACAAAGGGATTATCTGGCCTTCTGCAATTGCACCGTTTGAAGTTGCGATTGTTCCAATGAATGCACATAAATCACCACGTACTTTGGAAGCTGCTGAAGCACTTTATGCAGAACTGCAAGCTGCGGGTTATGATGTGATTTTGGATGACCGTGACGAGCGTCCAGGGGTGAAATTCTCTGACCTTGAAATTACCGGGATTCCACACCGTATTGTAATTGGGGAGAAAGGTTTGGATGCAGGGACTTTTGAATATAAAGGTCGCCGTGATGCTGAATCTGTCAATATTTCAAAAGAAGAATTACTCGCTAAAATTGCAAAGTAG
- a CDS encoding efflux RND transporter periplasmic adaptor subunit, translating into MKKSKLSDHKQYLTGSVLCLILFLTACKKNEIEKPVETTTKIELIEKDLVSVKNGTSVAKSAFTGTLRAVNQSSIQAQVTATATQVYVQVGQSVAKGQILVRLNNQDNAARLAQAQANLSAAQAQANLAKNMMQRKQRLLDQGFISKVEYEQAAVDYQAQLENVHAQQASVNIAQKAEREGTIYSPISGVITQRQVDAGQTVAAGQTLFEIVDPSQLEIQAKLPSDMQAALKVGQHIEYTIQGNPAQLTAVLTRISPIADPASRQIEFFARPNETINSLSIGSFVEGNILASTQVSGQLIPLDVIQNIKDKPYVWVIRQNKIEKVNLVILEQRYRDNLAVVQGLQNADQISRIKFNDQDIHQAVVINK; encoded by the coding sequence ATGAAAAAATCTAAATTAAGTGACCATAAGCAATATTTAACCGGCAGCGTTCTGTGTTTAATTTTATTTCTAACAGCTTGCAAAAAAAATGAAATAGAAAAACCTGTAGAAACCACAACAAAAATTGAATTAATTGAAAAAGATCTAGTTTCCGTGAAGAATGGCACTTCTGTCGCAAAAAGTGCTTTTACCGGCACGCTTCGTGCAGTCAATCAAAGTAGCATACAGGCTCAGGTCACTGCCACTGCAACCCAGGTCTATGTCCAGGTCGGACAGTCAGTCGCTAAGGGACAGATCTTGGTTCGCCTGAATAATCAAGATAATGCTGCACGTTTAGCGCAAGCTCAGGCCAATTTGTCAGCAGCACAAGCGCAGGCAAATCTGGCTAAAAATATGATGCAGCGCAAACAACGCTTATTGGATCAAGGTTTTATCTCCAAAGTTGAATATGAACAGGCTGCTGTTGACTATCAGGCGCAACTGGAAAATGTGCATGCGCAACAGGCCAGTGTCAATATTGCCCAAAAAGCCGAGCGTGAAGGGACTATTTATAGTCCCATTTCCGGAGTAATTACACAGCGCCAAGTCGATGCTGGTCAAACCGTTGCTGCTGGCCAGACCCTGTTTGAAATCGTGGATCCGAGTCAGCTAGAAATTCAGGCCAAATTGCCAAGTGACATGCAAGCCGCTTTAAAAGTGGGACAGCATATTGAATACACCATTCAAGGCAATCCAGCTCAACTGACTGCTGTTTTAACACGCATCTCCCCTATTGCCGATCCTGCCAGTCGCCAGATTGAATTCTTTGCCCGACCGAATGAAACCATTAACTCACTGAGTATTGGTTCTTTCGTGGAAGGCAACATTCTTGCTTCGACTCAAGTTTCAGGTCAGCTCATTCCGCTCGATGTGATCCAGAATATCAAAGATAAACCCTATGTCTGGGTGATCCGCCAGAACAAAATTGAAAAGGTCAATCTGGTCATTCTGGAACAGCGCTATCGGGACAATTTGGCTGTCGTGCAAGGACTGCAAAACGCCGACCAGATTAGCCGTATTAAATTTAATGACCAGGACATTCATCAAGCGGTCGTCATCAATAAATAA
- a CDS encoding efflux RND transporter permease subunit, translated as MWFTRISVKYPVFTIMMMLCLLVLGLASWQRMGIEEFPDVDFPFVVVYTSYPGASPETIESEITKKMEDQINTISGLKQIISQSSEGLSTIIVEFNLDMSSAVAAQDIRDKIAPVTAQFRDEIQDPVVERYDPTANAVMSIVFESETMPLRDLSSYLSQQIVPQLRTMPGVGTVNLLGDAQRQIRIEVDPQKLQSFGIGVDKVINTLKGENIEVPGGTLKQPTSELVVEIKSKVIHPQSFGDLIIANKNGTPIFLKQVASIEDGQANLESSAYLNGKAAVAIDILRNSDSNVIDVVNASYKALAKIEQQLPEGTVAKVAVDGSKGIRGSIKDVARTIIEGAVLAVLIVLLFLGSFRSTAITGLTLPISLLGTLTFIWAFGFTINMMTLLALSLSIGLLIDDAIVVRENIVRHADMGKDAVTAALDGTKEIGLAVLATTLTIVAVFLPVAFMGGIIGKFFYQFGVTVSAAVLISMFVSFTLDPMLSAHWAKKHNPNKKPSRIKRFFNWISNRLDHLSHYYEKLLKLALHFRILTLIVAAASLFGALGLSKLIGTEFVPVPDKNEIRIKFETPVDASLEYSQAKLLQVENIMRQYPDVRNTYSIINGVTDRGKNHVSIRVKVTPRLERDKTLTQLNNEFRQRLQSVAGITITSVASADETVSGGQKPIMISIKGTDLNELQKISDRFLAEISKVEGIVDLESSLKEPKPTLAVHINRVLASDLGLSVNQIASVIRPLIAGDNVTTWQDEKGEIYDVNLRLTENRRTLPSDIENLYLNSQKTDASGQPILVPLASVANFEESLGASQITRRDLAREVLIEANTAGRPAGDIGQDIKKIQDNFDLPPGYSFATQGANKDMAESAGYALTAITLSIVFIYIVLGSQFNSFIHPAAIMASLPLSLIGVFLALFLFNSTMNLFSIIGIIMLMGLVTKNAILLIDFIKKAMDRGVDRYDAIIEAGKTRLRPILMTTSAMVMGMIPLALGLGEGGEQSAPMAHAVIGGVITSTLLTLVVVPVIFTYLDDLKNFMTRQIRKIMA; from the coding sequence ATGTGGTTTACCAGAATTAGCGTTAAATATCCTGTTTTCACCATCATGATGATGTTGTGTTTACTGGTACTGGGGCTGGCATCTTGGCAACGCATGGGCATAGAAGAATTTCCCGATGTCGATTTTCCATTTGTTGTGGTCTATACCTCCTATCCGGGTGCCTCCCCTGAAACCATTGAATCTGAAATTACCAAAAAAATGGAAGACCAGATCAATACCATTTCAGGTTTAAAACAGATTATTTCCCAGTCTAGTGAAGGGCTGTCGACCATTATTGTCGAATTTAATCTGGATATGTCTTCTGCAGTGGCCGCCCAGGATATTCGCGATAAGATTGCTCCAGTTACCGCCCAGTTTCGAGATGAAATTCAGGATCCTGTTGTTGAACGTTATGACCCTACTGCCAATGCGGTGATGTCGATTGTGTTTGAATCGGAGACCATGCCGTTACGCGACTTGAGTTCCTATTTAAGTCAGCAGATTGTCCCGCAACTTCGAACCATGCCGGGCGTGGGTACAGTCAATTTACTGGGCGATGCACAACGCCAGATTCGTATTGAAGTCGATCCGCAAAAACTGCAAAGCTTTGGTATTGGTGTAGATAAAGTCATCAATACCTTGAAAGGTGAAAATATTGAAGTTCCGGGAGGCACCTTAAAACAGCCGACGTCTGAACTGGTGGTGGAAATCAAATCCAAAGTGATTCACCCGCAATCGTTTGGTGACCTGATTATTGCCAATAAAAATGGTACTCCTATTTTTCTAAAACAGGTGGCAAGCATTGAAGATGGTCAAGCCAATCTGGAATCAAGTGCTTATTTAAATGGTAAAGCTGCGGTCGCGATTGATATTCTGCGCAATTCGGATTCCAATGTAATTGATGTGGTCAATGCCAGCTATAAAGCCCTAGCAAAAATCGAGCAACAGCTACCCGAGGGTACTGTGGCTAAAGTTGCCGTCGATGGTTCCAAAGGCATTCGTGGCAGTATTAAAGATGTGGCACGAACCATTATTGAAGGTGCGGTTCTCGCTGTTCTGATTGTTTTACTGTTCTTGGGGTCTTTTCGCTCTACCGCCATTACCGGGCTGACCTTACCTATTTCCCTGTTGGGGACATTAACCTTTATTTGGGCTTTCGGCTTCACTATTAACATGATGACCTTACTGGCATTATCTCTCAGTATTGGCCTGTTGATTGATGATGCAATTGTAGTGCGGGAAAATATTGTCCGTCATGCCGATATGGGCAAAGATGCTGTAACGGCAGCACTCGATGGCACTAAAGAAATTGGGCTGGCGGTTTTAGCCACGACACTGACCATTGTTGCGGTATTTTTACCAGTTGCATTTATGGGCGGCATTATCGGTAAATTCTTCTATCAATTTGGAGTAACGGTCAGCGCTGCCGTGCTGATTTCAATGTTTGTCAGTTTTACCCTCGATCCCATGCTTTCTGCACACTGGGCTAAAAAACATAATCCAAACAAGAAACCCAGCAGAATAAAGCGCTTCTTTAACTGGATATCCAATAGGCTTGATCATTTAAGCCATTACTATGAAAAACTGTTAAAACTGGCACTACACTTCCGTATTTTAACCCTGATAGTGGCCGCAGCTTCACTTTTTGGTGCATTGGGTTTATCTAAATTGATTGGTACGGAATTTGTTCCTGTTCCAGATAAAAACGAAATTCGAATTAAATTTGAAACGCCTGTAGATGCCTCACTCGAATATTCACAAGCCAAGTTGTTGCAAGTGGAGAATATTATGCGCCAGTATCCAGATGTACGTAATACCTACAGCATTATCAATGGGGTAACGGATCGTGGTAAAAACCATGTCAGCATACGCGTCAAGGTCACGCCTCGTCTGGAGCGTGATAAGACCCTGACCCAACTGAATAATGAGTTTCGCCAGCGCTTGCAAAGTGTAGCGGGTATTACCATTACCTCGGTGGCTTCGGCAGATGAAACGGTTTCGGGAGGGCAAAAACCGATCATGATTTCCATTAAAGGTACCGACCTGAACGAACTGCAAAAAATCTCCGATCGCTTTCTGGCAGAAATTTCCAAAGTCGAAGGTATCGTCGATCTGGAAAGTTCACTTAAAGAACCTAAGCCCACCTTGGCGGTTCATATCAATCGTGTCCTTGCCAGTGATTTAGGTCTTTCTGTCAATCAAATCGCCAGTGTCATTCGTCCCTTAATTGCAGGCGACAACGTTACCACTTGGCAAGATGAAAAAGGCGAAATCTATGATGTTAATCTTCGCCTGACTGAAAACAGACGCACCTTACCGAGCGATATTGAAAATCTTTATCTGAATTCACAAAAAACCGATGCTTCTGGCCAGCCTATTTTAGTGCCTCTAGCCAGTGTGGCAAACTTCGAAGAAAGTTTGGGGGCATCGCAAATTACCCGCCGTGATTTGGCCCGCGAAGTCCTGATAGAAGCCAATACAGCAGGCCGCCCTGCAGGGGATATCGGTCAAGACATTAAAAAAATTCAAGATAACTTTGATTTACCACCCGGTTATAGCTTTGCCACGCAAGGTGCAAATAAAGACATGGCCGAATCGGCAGGTTATGCCTTAACCGCCATTACCCTTTCCATTGTGTTCATCTATATTGTACTGGGTTCACAATTTAACAGCTTCATTCATCCTGCTGCGATTATGGCTTCCCTTCCCCTCTCGCTGATTGGGGTGTTTCTGGCTTTATTCCTGTTTAATTCCACCATGAACCTGTTTTCCATTATTGGCATTATCATGCTGATGGGATTAGTGACCAAAAATGCCATCCTGTTAATTGACTTCATCAAAAAAGCCATGGATCGTGGGGTTGATCGTTATGATGCCATTATAGAAGCGGGTAAAACCCGTCTACGCCCTATTTTAATGACCACCAGTGCCATGGTGATGGGGATGATTCCTCTTGCATTGGGTCTGGGTGAAGGTGGCGAACAAAGTGCACCCATGGCCCATGCCGTGATTGGGGGCGTAATCACCTCCACCCTATTGACTCTGGTTGTGGTTCCTGTGATCTTCACCTACCTGGATGACTTGAAGAATTTTATGACGCGCCAAATCCGAAAAATCATGGCATAA
- a CDS encoding IS4-like element ISAba33 family transposase (programmed frameshift) encodes MTHFNELHLILNKYLKWNKSHAKCFTLIMLALIVKQTCNLSSASKALPIKCLPQSFYRRIQRFFADQYFDYRQISQLIFNIFSFDKVQLTLDRTNWKWGKRDINILMLAIVYRGIAIPIVWTLLNKRGNSDTKERIALIQRFISIFGKDRIVNVFADREFIGEKWFTWLIENDINFCIRVKKNFIVTNHLAKNHKISDLFRHLQVGQTECRKRRIWVGRVKLYISALRLEDGELLLVVSPMFNASAIRDYALRWEIETLFSCLKGRGFNLENTRLTDPRRVKKLIAVLAIGFCWCYLTGEWQHDRKKAIKIKKHGRLSVSLFRYGLDYVQMAILRLIGFGKKEEFKKVLAILRKKKPDRTRIL; translated from the exons ATGACACATTTCAATGAGTTACATCTCATCTTAAACAAATATCTAAAGTGGAACAAGTCACATGCAAAATGTTTTACACTGATTATGCTTGCATTAATTGTAAAACAGACATGTAATCTTTCTTCTGCATCTAAAGCCTTACCCATCAAGTGCTTACCACAATCATTTTATCGACGTATACAACGCTTCTTTGCAGATCAGTATTTCGATTATCGTCAAATTTCTCAGTTAATTTTCAATATATTTTCATTCGATAAAGTCCAATTAACTTTGGATAGAACTAATTGGAAATGGGGAAAACGAGATATTAATATCTTGATGTTAGCCATCGTCTATCGTGGAATAGCGATACCTATTGTTTGGACATTGCTCAATAAACGTGGAAATTCAGATACAAAAGAGCGTATTGCTTTGATTCAACGCTTTATCTCCATTTTTGGTAAAGATCGTATTGTGAATGTGTTTGCAGACAGAGAATTTATCGGTGAGAAATGGTTTACATGGTTAATTGAAAATGACATTAACTTCTGTATACGTGTTA AAAAAAACTTTATTGTGACCAATCACTTAGCCAAGAATCATAAAATTAGTGATTTATTTCGTCATCTTCAAGTTGGTCAAACTGAATGTCGTAAACGACGTATTTGGGTTGGTCGAGTGAAACTGTATATTAGTGCGCTACGATTAGAAGATGGAGAGCTTTTACTTGTTGTTTCTCCTATGTTTAATGCTTCTGCTATTCGTGATTATGCATTACGCTGGGAAATCGAAACGTTATTTAGTTGTCTCAAAGGACGTGGATTCAATCTTGAAAATACTCGTTTAACAGACCCTAGACGAGTCAAGAAATTGATAGCAGTGCTAGCTATCGGTTTCTGTTGGTGCTATTTAACAGGTGAATGGCAACATGATCGGAAAAAAGCGATAAAAATAAAGAAGCATGGACGACTTTCAGTAAGTTTATTTCGCTACGGTTTGGACTATGTTCAAATGGCTATTCTACGTTTGATTGGTTTTGGAAAAAAAGAAGAATTTAAGAAAGTGCTAGCAATTTTAAGAAAGAAAAAGCCTGATAGGACAAGGATCCTATGA
- a CDS encoding chemotaxis protein CheW codes for MAANGFIELLRIAKRGNKNYVTTENEVNRWSGIAFEMMGQYFVAPLGEVSEVIYPPKYTPVPNTQSWVMGLANIRGRLLSVADLAHYISGHRSQFSPTQKVLCISHNDHYVGLVVDQVLGIQHFNKKSFFSKNSELDSNLQEYCQGYFYQHNQHWHVFLFSRLLQNPKYMNASIKFIN; via the coding sequence ATGGCAGCAAATGGATTTATCGAATTACTTCGGATTGCTAAACGTGGTAACAAAAACTACGTTACAACTGAAAATGAAGTAAACCGATGGTCAGGCATTGCTTTTGAGATGATGGGGCAATATTTTGTTGCCCCTTTGGGTGAAGTATCTGAAGTGATATATCCACCAAAATATACTCCGGTTCCAAATACTCAGTCATGGGTGATGGGACTGGCCAATATTCGGGGACGTTTACTTTCCGTCGCTGATTTGGCGCATTATATTTCAGGACATCGAAGTCAGTTTTCACCGACTCAAAAAGTATTGTGTATTAGTCATAATGACCATTATGTCGGTTTGGTGGTAGATCAGGTTTTGGGGATTCAACACTTTAATAAGAAGAGTTTCTTTTCTAAAAACAGTGAATTAGATAGCAATTTACAAGAATATTGTCAGGGTTATTTTTATCAGCATAATCAGCACTGGCATGTTTTCTTATTTAGTCGTTTATTGCAAAACCCAAAATACATGAATGCCTCTATAAAATTTATAAATTAA
- a CDS encoding DUF6160 family protein has translation MKKLLLASLITSSIAIPSLSHAMVAMDDDSLSDVSGQALLSMEYNAGYNVIDAKGQNVDQTNLGFYKLGLEAEMEINANIKKLQLGCGGVNGIGKCDIDIDNISLSGLQGANYTSDDRAASSALITNPFVEFAIKNPKSASTREVLGFRLSAEKIAGLMTIGTENSSTPNGINSFSGYMKTKASSGVVITDPRIMDYAATGQYIEGAVTGTLVGIPLELHYKSNDYSFNLSSTTAPFTIPSTIVSGTRMTEAVLKGTGTVNQIDFSGPLAAQISALGLNLTLNKQIDGYLTGLKTDITVNQNLGLIHSLYLNNASSLSLQTQQILWPGASVAANRGWWLAIEDEVDLGSISPTTNVKITDEVLKQTIAGINHDLTSKPRACGDLLFGCVAGTGLSVGEIKNPTLIDFPLQNLTLQGQNFKSNCFGGLKFC, from the coding sequence ATGAAAAAATTATTATTGGCAAGTTTGATTACTTCATCTATTGCAATACCAAGTTTAAGTCATGCAATGGTTGCTATGGATGATGATTCATTATCTGATGTAAGTGGTCAAGCATTATTGTCTATGGAATATAACGCGGGTTATAACGTTATTGATGCTAAAGGACAAAATGTAGACCAGACGAATCTGGGATTTTATAAATTGGGCCTAGAAGCTGAAATGGAAATCAACGCCAATATTAAAAAGCTGCAATTAGGTTGTGGTGGGGTGAATGGTATTGGCAAATGTGATATTGATATTGATAATATTTCTTTAAGTGGTTTGCAAGGCGCAAACTATACTTCTGATGATCGTGCCGCAAGCTCAGCCCTTATTACCAATCCATTTGTTGAGTTTGCTATTAAAAATCCAAAATCTGCTTCTACTCGTGAGGTTCTTGGCTTTCGTTTAAGTGCTGAAAAAATTGCTGGCTTAATGACAATAGGAACAGAAAACAGTAGTACGCCTAATGGTATTAACTCCTTTAGTGGTTATATGAAAACCAAGGCCTCTTCTGGGGTGGTAATTACAGACCCTCGAATTATGGATTATGCAGCAACGGGTCAATATATCGAAGGTGCTGTAACGGGAACATTGGTTGGTATTCCTTTAGAATTGCATTACAAGTCAAATGATTATTCATTTAACTTATCTTCAACAACTGCACCTTTTACCATTCCATCGACGATCGTATCTGGAACACGTATGACAGAGGCTGTCCTAAAAGGAACAGGAACAGTAAATCAAATAGATTTTTCTGGACCTTTAGCTGCACAGATTTCAGCATTAGGTTTAAATCTTACTTTGAATAAACAAATCGATGGTTATTTAACTGGTTTAAAGACTGATATTACAGTAAATCAAAATTTAGGTTTGATTCATTCTTTGTATCTAAATAATGCAAGTTCGTTATCACTACAGACCCAGCAAATATTGTGGCCGGGTGCATCGGTTGCTGCAAATCGAGGGTGGTGGTTAGCAATTGAAGATGAAGTGGATTTAGGGAGTATCAGTCCAACAACCAATGTAAAAATTACCGATGAAGTGCTTAAACAAACGATTGCAGGAATTAATCACGACTTAACCTCTAAGCCACGTGCATGTGGCGATTTACTGTTTGGATGTGTTGCAGGTACCGGATTATCTGTGGGTGAAATTAAAAATCCAACACTTATTGATTTTCCATTACAGAACTTAACTTTGCAAGGACAGAACTTTAAGTCTAACTGCTTTGGTGGGCTGAAATTCTGCTAA
- the pilG gene encoding twitching motility response regulator PilG, whose translation MDEKFQNLKVMVIDDSKTIRRTAETLLQREGCEVVTAVDGFEALAKIAEANPDIVFVDIMMPRLDGYQTCALIKNSQNYQNIPVIMLSSKDGLFDQAKGRVVGSDEYLTKPFSKDELLNAIRNHVTA comes from the coding sequence ATGGACGAAAAATTCCAAAATCTAAAAGTGATGGTGATTGATGATTCAAAAACCATTCGTCGTACAGCAGAAACATTACTCCAACGTGAAGGTTGTGAAGTCGTGACCGCAGTAGACGGGTTTGAGGCTTTGGCAAAAATTGCTGAAGCAAATCCGGATATTGTTTTTGTAGATATTATGATGCCACGTTTAGACGGTTATCAAACTTGTGCATTAATTAAAAATTCGCAGAATTATCAAAATATTCCAGTCATTATGCTGTCAAGTAAAGATGGTTTATTTGACCAGGCAAAAGGTCGTGTTGTTGGTTCGGATGAGTATTTAACTAAACCCTTTAGTAAAGATGAATTGTTAAACGCAATCCGCAATCACGTAACAGCATAA
- a CDS encoding response regulator, which translates to MSRILIVDDSPTETFRFREILTKHGFEVIEAANGADGVTMAQAELPDLVLMDVVMPGVNGFQATRQIARGATTKHIPIVIVSTKDQATDRVWGKRQGASDYLTKPVDENQLIDVIKQHLNAG; encoded by the coding sequence ATGTCACGTATCCTTATCGTTGATGATTCACCTACGGAAACATTTCGTTTTAGAGAGATTTTAACCAAGCATGGCTTTGAGGTGATTGAAGCAGCAAATGGTGCTGATGGTGTCACAATGGCACAAGCAGAATTGCCAGATCTAGTGCTCATGGATGTGGTCATGCCTGGTGTAAACGGTTTTCAGGCAACACGTCAGATTGCCCGTGGTGCTACTACTAAACACATTCCGATTGTGATTGTCAGTACCAAGGACCAAGCCACTGACCGCGTTTGGGGGAAACGTCAGGGGGCAAGTGATTATTTGACCAAGCCTGTAGACGAAAACCAATTAATTGATGTGATTAAACAACACCTCAATGCAGGATAA